A region of Paenibacillus sp. 37 DNA encodes the following proteins:
- a CDS encoding LysM peptidoglycan-binding domain-containing protein yields the protein MKIHMVKKGDTLYLLSQKYNVALDKLIAANPQITNPDKLDIGMKVKIPAEPVTPKPEGVLHSHKVQQGDSLWKLAQAWGVPLKDMVNANPQLKNPNALLVGETVYIPSMHAQGNSTSNSGASNIAAHEKLSPEGKEYTGVKEPEPPAPVMPTPPAPVAEVPVPVPAPPPANTEKPNVKPELEVLPQLPELPEVKPEKETHKKEEVKPEVEVKPVAESKKYTMPNLSPEIMPLPVMPNTKSPTEVAPATKKPCGCGNKLHHAPAEHPYVQIPVPVQEVYGAQQDMYTAGASNNAGFPGIPEVSPYSGSDLPNSPWTGAEQGYNHNNVLPNLSADMQNNSFPIAPAGEVNSPFPTYVAPSHMNHQPPFMSPYSMLPYPPCGCGSHTHMPQYTYPSHGYQDPAWNMYGPSYGMPPEMSTSTMPNQPIEYAYQNPYPTQSMVPPSPLGAFGEMYPPQGQGKGGKKGGREDANLSQVAIEEVGSDSEGKSKQAGNKPTAAKRRTSKAPLKNKSKVSVSGKTSREGAAPSNQRKSDKKRRNPWIQN from the coding sequence GTGAAAATACACATGGTGAAAAAAGGCGACACATTATATCTGCTGTCCCAAAAATACAATGTAGCGCTGGACAAATTGATCGCGGCTAATCCGCAAATCACAAATCCCGACAAGTTGGATATTGGCATGAAGGTCAAAATCCCTGCTGAGCCAGTAACACCGAAACCGGAGGGTGTGCTCCACAGTCACAAGGTGCAGCAAGGAGATTCGTTATGGAAGTTGGCACAAGCCTGGGGAGTTCCTTTGAAAGATATGGTCAATGCCAATCCACAGTTGAAAAACCCGAACGCTCTGTTGGTGGGGGAGACAGTTTATATTCCATCTATGCACGCACAAGGAAACAGCACATCTAATTCGGGTGCCAGCAATATTGCTGCTCATGAAAAGTTGTCACCTGAAGGTAAGGAATACACGGGAGTCAAAGAACCGGAACCACCGGCGCCAGTTATGCCAACTCCTCCTGCTCCAGTAGCAGAGGTTCCTGTTCCGGTCCCTGCTCCACCACCAGCCAATACGGAGAAGCCGAATGTGAAGCCTGAACTGGAGGTACTGCCGCAGTTACCAGAGCTTCCTGAAGTGAAACCCGAAAAGGAAACGCACAAAAAAGAAGAGGTTAAACCCGAAGTTGAGGTAAAACCGGTAGCAGAATCCAAGAAATACACAATGCCTAATCTATCGCCTGAAATTATGCCTTTGCCTGTAATGCCTAATACAAAGTCTCCAACTGAGGTTGCACCAGCAACGAAAAAGCCTTGTGGTTGTGGTAATAAGTTGCATCATGCGCCAGCCGAGCACCCTTATGTTCAAATCCCGGTTCCTGTACAAGAGGTGTATGGTGCTCAGCAAGACATGTACACGGCAGGAGCGAGTAACAATGCGGGGTTTCCAGGGATTCCGGAAGTTAGTCCTTATAGTGGCAGTGATCTGCCTAACAGTCCGTGGACTGGCGCGGAGCAGGGTTATAACCACAATAACGTTTTGCCGAATCTGTCCGCAGACATGCAAAACAACTCATTTCCGATTGCACCAGCTGGCGAAGTGAATAGTCCATTCCCAACGTATGTAGCACCTAGTCATATGAATCATCAGCCGCCTTTCATGTCTCCATACTCAATGCTTCCGTACCCTCCATGCGGATGTGGCTCACATACACATATGCCGCAGTATACTTATCCTTCTCATGGTTATCAGGATCCGGCATGGAATATGTACGGTCCTTCGTACGGTATGCCGCCTGAAATGTCCACATCAACGATGCCAAACCAGCCTATTGAGTATGCTTATCAGAATCCGTATCCTACTCAGAGCATGGTTCCGCCGTCCCCTCTTGGAGCATTTGGTGAAATGTACCCTCCTCAAGGGCAAGGCAAGGGTGGTAAAAAAGGGGGGCGTGAAGACGCTAACTTAAGTCAGGTAGCAATTGAAGAGGTTGGATCAGATTCGGAAGGGAAGTCCAAGCAAGCAGGGAATAAACCGACAGCTGCAAAACGCAGAACAAGCAAGGCTCCTCTGAAGAATAAATCCAAGGTATCCGTGTCCGGGAAAACATCCAGAGAGGGTGCAGCTCCTTCCAACCAACGAAAATCTGATAAAAAGCGTCGTAATCCTTGGATACAAAACTAA
- the ilvE gene encoding branched-chain-amino-acid transaminase, with protein MAEQWIYLDGQYVTKENATVSVYDHGFLYGDGIFEGIRIYNGNIFRCKAHLDRLYDSAKSISLNIPLSIDEMLEVMAETVRRNDMRNGYIRLIVSRGPGNLGLDPLRCPKASVIIIVEQLAIYPEEAYLTGLKAVSVSQRRNIPDALNPKIKSLNYLNNILVKIQSNYSGAGEAIMLNSQGYVTEGSSDNIFIIKNGVVYTPPCYLGALEGITRQAIIDLCGELELELKEVPFTLHDVYIADEVFFTGTAAEVIAAYEVDGRTIGTGVAGPVTLRLLEAFRQIVDKDGYKVWES; from the coding sequence GTGGCAGAACAATGGATCTATTTGGATGGTCAGTATGTGACCAAGGAGAACGCAACCGTTTCGGTATATGATCATGGATTTTTGTATGGAGACGGGATTTTCGAAGGTATTCGGATCTATAATGGAAATATTTTCAGATGTAAGGCCCACTTGGATCGTTTGTATGATTCGGCAAAATCCATTAGTTTGAACATTCCGCTGTCCATTGATGAGATGCTGGAAGTCATGGCTGAAACGGTGCGCCGCAATGATATGCGTAATGGTTATATTCGTCTTATTGTATCGCGTGGCCCTGGTAATCTGGGGTTGGACCCGTTACGTTGCCCTAAGGCATCTGTAATCATCATCGTGGAACAATTGGCGATCTATCCGGAGGAAGCTTATCTAACTGGCTTGAAAGCAGTTTCTGTATCCCAACGCCGGAACATTCCGGACGCCTTGAATCCAAAAATTAAATCATTGAACTATCTGAATAACATCCTGGTTAAAATCCAGTCTAACTATTCAGGTGCTGGTGAAGCAATTATGCTGAACTCCCAAGGTTACGTTACTGAGGGTTCAAGTGATAACATCTTCATCATCAAAAATGGTGTAGTGTACACGCCCCCTTGTTATCTCGGAGCACTTGAAGGGATTACACGTCAAGCGATTATCGATCTATGTGGCGAACTGGAGCTTGAATTAAAAGAAGTACCATTCACCTTGCATGATGTATATATCGCAGACGAAGTCTTTTTCACCGGGACAGCTGCAGAAGTTATCGCTGCATATGAAGTGGATGGAAGAACAATTGGCACGGGGGTAGCAGGTCCGGTAACGCTGAGATTGCTGGAAGCATTCCGTCAGATTGTTGACAAAGATGGATATAAAGTGTGGGAATCTTAA
- the pheA gene encoding prephenate dehydratase yields the protein MKRIAVLPEGSVSHEAIDFLFNGEPLDLLHSKLISDVFRATDSGNAQYSVIPIENTIEGSVSLHMDWLVNEVDIPMQAEWVYPSIQNVIGHGSEFKTESGEYDFGRITKIMSHPVAIPQCQNFIRLHSPGADLEGVNSTAEAVEIVKKNPGKGWVAIGTKLAAQKHGLDIMAERVTDHDNNYTRFVLIGHEPVNIPREPDHVKTSLLVTLPEDAPGALHQVLSAFAWRKLNLTRLESRPTKKRLGSYYFYIDVVETVDSVLLTAAMEEIEALNCQVRVLGSYPCYTYPSR from the coding sequence ATGAAACGAATTGCAGTATTACCTGAAGGCTCAGTCTCTCATGAGGCAATTGATTTCCTTTTCAACGGAGAACCATTAGATTTGCTTCATTCCAAGTTGATTTCGGATGTGTTTAGAGCAACGGATAGCGGGAATGCACAATACAGTGTCATTCCGATCGAAAATACCATTGAGGGTTCCGTTAGTCTCCATATGGACTGGCTTGTGAATGAAGTAGACATTCCGATGCAAGCAGAGTGGGTATACCCATCCATCCAGAATGTTATCGGACATGGCTCGGAATTTAAGACAGAGAGTGGCGAGTATGATTTCGGTAGAATTACCAAGATCATGTCCCATCCAGTGGCTATTCCACAGTGTCAGAATTTTATTCGGCTACATTCGCCTGGGGCCGACCTTGAAGGTGTGAACAGTACAGCCGAAGCTGTAGAAATTGTGAAAAAAAATCCAGGTAAGGGCTGGGTGGCGATCGGTACAAAGCTTGCTGCTCAGAAGCATGGCTTGGACATTATGGCTGAACGGGTTACAGATCATGACAACAACTACACCCGTTTTGTGCTTATAGGCCATGAACCTGTGAACATTCCACGTGAACCGGATCATGTAAAAACCAGCTTGCTGGTGACGTTGCCAGAAGATGCACCGGGTGCGTTGCATCAGGTATTGTCAGCTTTTGCATGGCGGAAGCTGAACTTGACCCGTCTCGAATCTCGTCCAACGAAGAAACGATTGGGCAGTTACTATTTTTACATTGATGTTGTGGAAACGGTCGATTCGGTATTGCTTACCGCAGCCATGGAAGAGATTGAAGCATTGAATTGTCAGGTGCGCGTTCTGGGTAGCTATCCTTGTTACACATATCCTTCGAGATAA
- the thrB gene encoding homoserine kinase, protein MSLREKVTVKIPASTANLGPGFDTLGMALSLYAWLEMKPAEQTSFHLYGNHLTGLPTDKSNLIYEVAQMVFNEAGVSIPELEISMYSDIPLTRGLGSSASAIVGALAAANALIGAPLSDAKLLDMATSLEKHPDNVGASLYGGIITAAWNGQQVDHIRIEPHQDLQALVIIPEFQLSTSKARNVIPEQFGMSDVVHNISRSSLLVAALASGRLDMIQKAMSDRIHQPYRASLVPGMAEILEHAVDHGALGAALSGAGPTVLTLVDRHDTRKAGLEQYLLDTMEREGISASALWLDPDLDGVTVLPDQDERPFLDRIKGEVNA, encoded by the coding sequence ATGAGTTTGCGTGAAAAGGTAACTGTAAAAATACCTGCAAGCACAGCCAATCTCGGTCCGGGGTTTGATACCCTGGGCATGGCATTGTCTTTGTATGCCTGGTTGGAAATGAAACCTGCCGAACAGACGTCATTTCATCTTTACGGCAATCATTTGACAGGTCTGCCAACAGATAAATCGAATTTGATTTACGAAGTTGCACAGATGGTATTCAATGAAGCTGGGGTATCCATCCCTGAATTGGAGATTTCCATGTATTCCGATATTCCGCTTACGCGGGGACTCGGGAGCAGTGCATCAGCCATCGTTGGTGCACTGGCAGCAGCGAATGCATTAATTGGTGCTCCTTTATCCGATGCGAAGCTTCTGGATATGGCCACATCCCTCGAGAAGCATCCTGATAATGTGGGAGCATCTCTGTATGGCGGTATTATTACGGCTGCATGGAATGGTCAACAGGTAGATCATATACGTATTGAACCACACCAGGATCTGCAGGCGTTGGTTATTATACCTGAATTCCAGCTGTCTACTTCAAAAGCAAGGAATGTAATTCCAGAGCAATTTGGCATGTCTGATGTGGTGCATAACATTAGCAGATCTTCACTGCTCGTTGCCGCTTTGGCGAGTGGACGACTGGATATGATTCAGAAGGCGATGTCAGATCGAATTCACCAACCATATCGGGCATCATTGGTGCCAGGCATGGCTGAGATATTGGAACATGCTGTTGATCATGGAGCGTTGGGAGCTGCCCTGAGCGGAGCTGGCCCGACCGTATTGACTTTGGTAGATCGTCATGACACCCGGAAAGCGGGATTGGAACAATATTTGCTGGACACTATGGAGCGGGAGGGCATATCTGCTTCTGCACTGTGGCTCGATCCGGATTTGGACGGTGTAACCGTGCTGCCTGATCAAGACGAACGTCCTTTTCTGGACAGAATCAAAGGGGAAGTTAATGCATGA
- the thrC gene encoding threonine synthase has translation MRYQGLLQTYREHLPVNENTPFLTLQEGNTPLIHAENLSEELGLNVYFKYEGLNPTGSFKDRGMVMAVAKAMEEGSRTIMCASTGNTSAAAAAYAARGGLNCIVLIPNNNIALGKLAQAMIYGAKVIAINGNFDRALEIVREITAKHPITLVNSVNPFRIEGQKTAAFEVIEQLGEAPDVLAIPVGNAGNISAYWKGFKEYKEAGKSSTLPRMVGFEAEGAMAIVKGEPILEPETVATAIRIGNPASWKTAVAAAEESGGQINYVTDEQILTAYRTLASREGIFAEPASAASLAGVYKLKSEGYFKGGETVVCVLTGNGLKDPNIAIKTVATEPLVVEDTEEAVMAAIAQLEQQSV, from the coding sequence ATGAGATATCAAGGACTTTTGCAAACGTACAGAGAACACCTTCCAGTTAATGAAAATACACCCTTTCTTACGCTTCAGGAAGGAAATACACCGTTGATTCATGCAGAGAATCTGTCTGAGGAACTCGGTTTGAATGTTTATTTCAAGTATGAAGGTTTGAACCCTACGGGATCTTTCAAAGACCGCGGTATGGTTATGGCAGTTGCCAAAGCTATGGAAGAGGGCAGCCGTACGATTATGTGTGCATCCACAGGTAATACGTCAGCAGCTGCTGCGGCCTACGCCGCACGTGGTGGCCTCAATTGTATCGTACTGATCCCGAATAACAACATTGCACTGGGTAAACTGGCCCAAGCCATGATCTATGGAGCTAAGGTGATTGCGATCAATGGTAACTTTGACCGTGCACTGGAGATTGTGCGTGAGATCACAGCCAAACATCCGATCACGCTTGTAAACTCTGTGAATCCGTTCCGGATTGAAGGACAGAAGACAGCAGCGTTTGAAGTCATTGAACAACTTGGCGAAGCGCCTGACGTTCTGGCTATTCCAGTCGGTAATGCGGGTAATATCTCGGCTTATTGGAAAGGTTTCAAAGAATATAAAGAGGCAGGTAAGTCCAGCACACTTCCACGTATGGTTGGTTTCGAAGCAGAAGGTGCGATGGCCATTGTCAAAGGTGAGCCGATCCTTGAACCTGAAACAGTAGCAACAGCGATTCGAATCGGTAATCCAGCGAGCTGGAAAACGGCAGTAGCTGCAGCTGAGGAATCTGGTGGACAGATCAACTATGTAACGGATGAACAAATCCTGACAGCGTACCGTACACTTGCTTCTCGGGAAGGGATTTTTGCTGAACCTGCTTCTGCGGCTTCCCTTGCCGGTGTATACAAACTGAAGAGTGAAGGGTACTTTAAAGGCGGAGAGACTGTCGTTTGTGTACTGACAGGTAATGGCCTGAAAGATCCTAATATTGCGATCAAAACAGTAGCGACTGAGCCACTTGTTGTTGAAGATACGGAAGAAGCAGTAATGGCGGCTATTGCACAACTGGAGCAGCAATCTGTATGA
- a CDS encoding homoserine dehydrogenase, with amino-acid sequence MKPVKVGLLGLGTVGTGVVRIVEGNQEDLSSQVGSPIVIEKIAVKNTEKERVIAVDRAKLTEDPWEVIRHPDIDVIVEVMGGIDQTKEYILEALERGKHIVTANKDLMALHGTEILAKAQEKQCDVFYEASVAGGIPIIRTLIEGFSSDRITRIMGIVNGTTNFILTKMSQEGASYEEVLAEAQALGYAESDPTSDVEGLDAARKMAILSTLGFRTNVELKDVTVKGISSVTREDIMYAKRLGYEMKLLGIADRIGDEITISVQPTMVRQNHPIASVNGVFNAVYVHGEAVGETMFYGAGAGELPTATSVVADIVAVTKNLKLGVNGLKAIVPYKIKRLQSDEQIVSKNFILLHVDDKAGVLAQITQIFAEYDVSLASVVQQPNEHNPDAEIIIVTHNASKASMDKVLKHFESLSVIRRIKSVYRVEG; translated from the coding sequence GTGAAACCAGTAAAAGTCGGATTGTTGGGTCTGGGAACTGTCGGAACGGGAGTCGTTCGCATTGTGGAAGGGAATCAGGAGGATCTGAGCAGTCAGGTTGGATCGCCGATTGTCATCGAGAAGATCGCAGTGAAAAATACAGAGAAAGAACGTGTTATTGCTGTAGACCGTGCCAAGCTTACGGAAGATCCTTGGGAAGTCATTCGGCATCCGGATATTGATGTCATCGTTGAAGTCATGGGCGGCATTGATCAGACGAAGGAGTATATTCTTGAAGCGTTGGAACGTGGGAAACATATCGTAACAGCAAACAAAGATCTCATGGCACTGCATGGTACAGAGATTTTGGCGAAGGCACAGGAAAAACAATGTGACGTGTTCTATGAGGCGAGTGTTGCTGGAGGGATTCCGATCATTCGTACGCTGATTGAAGGTTTCTCTTCTGATCGGATTACCCGCATTATGGGGATTGTGAACGGAACAACGAACTTTATTCTGACCAAAATGAGTCAGGAAGGTGCATCCTATGAAGAAGTACTGGCTGAAGCACAGGCTCTGGGATATGCCGAATCGGATCCAACTTCCGATGTGGAGGGACTTGACGCAGCTCGCAAAATGGCGATTTTGAGTACACTCGGTTTCCGCACCAATGTGGAGCTGAAGGATGTAACTGTTAAAGGAATATCCTCCGTAACTCGAGAAGACATTATGTATGCCAAAAGATTGGGCTATGAGATGAAGTTACTTGGTATTGCGGACCGTATTGGCGATGAGATCACGATCAGCGTTCAGCCGACAATGGTTAGACAGAATCACCCGATTGCTTCAGTCAACGGTGTGTTCAACGCAGTATATGTACACGGTGAAGCTGTAGGGGAGACGATGTTCTACGGTGCGGGTGCGGGAGAACTCCCAACGGCAACTTCGGTTGTAGCTGACATTGTGGCGGTTACCAAAAACCTTAAACTTGGCGTGAACGGTCTCAAAGCAATTGTGCCTTATAAGATTAAGCGACTGCAAAGCGACGAGCAGATCGTGTCAAAAAACTTTATTTTACTACACGTAGACGATAAAGCCGGTGTATTGGCACAGATCACACAAATTTTCGCAGAGTATGATGTCAGTCTGGCGTCGGTTGTTCAACAGCCGAATGAGCACAACCCGGATGCCGAGATCATTATCGTTACACATAATGCAAGTAAGGCAAGCATGGATAAAGTGTTAAAACATTTTGAATCACTCAGCGTCATTCGCCGCATTAAGAGTGTCTACCGGGTCGAAGGGTAA
- a CDS encoding ACT domain-containing protein translates to MNERYYLVREDILPEAVVKTMQVKELLASGDVKTVHEAVEQVGLSRSAFYKYKDGIHLINQLERERIVTISIDLEHQSGILSRVLGHVAGYGANVLTINQSIPLQGRANVVISVETTHLHGEIGEMLDRMQDMPGVRRTRIVGQG, encoded by the coding sequence GTGAACGAACGCTATTACTTAGTACGGGAAGATATCTTACCAGAGGCAGTGGTGAAGACCATGCAGGTAAAAGAACTACTTGCTTCTGGTGATGTTAAAACAGTGCATGAGGCGGTTGAACAGGTCGGATTAAGCCGGAGTGCCTTTTACAAGTACAAAGATGGAATTCATCTGATCAACCAGCTTGAGCGCGAGAGAATTGTAACGATCTCCATTGATCTGGAGCATCAGTCGGGTATTTTGTCTCGTGTGCTTGGACATGTAGCTGGTTATGGAGCTAATGTACTCACGATTAATCAGAGTATCCCGCTTCAAGGAAGAGCCAATGTTGTCATTTCGGTGGAAACAACACATCTTCATGGCGAAATTGGTGAAATGCTGGATCGAATGCAAGATATGCCTGGAGTAAGACGTACACGTATTGTAGGCCAAGGGTAA
- the obgE gene encoding GTPase ObgE, with protein sequence MFVDKAKIYVKAGDGGDGIISFRREKYVPNGGPAGGDGGRGADIIFRVDEGLRTLMDFRYQRHFKAPRGEKGRNKSQHGANAENMIVRIPPGTIILDEDSGEVLADMTRHGQQVVIARGGRGGRGNIRFATPNNPAPELAENGEEGQERYIVLELKVMADVGLVGFPSVGKSTLLSVVSSAKPKIGAYHFTTITPNLGVVGVGEGRSFVMADLPGLIEGAHEGVGLGHEFLRHVERTRIIVHVVDMSGSEGRDPFEDWQKINDELKLYNPLLAERTQIVAANKMDMPDSEANLEQFLQQVREVQPDIEVMPISSLTRKGIQELLYRAADLLDQVPDERVVEEVADVSERKVYSLDKKEDDGFKIVRENEMFVVESAKIDRMMKRMQLNSHEAILKLARTLRYMGVDAELRKRGAVEGTIVRIGDFEFEFVEGSSYY encoded by the coding sequence ATGTTTGTAGATAAAGCGAAGATTTATGTAAAAGCCGGAGACGGAGGGGACGGAATAATTTCGTTCCGTCGTGAGAAGTATGTACCAAACGGCGGACCTGCCGGGGGCGATGGAGGCAGAGGAGCTGACATCATTTTCCGCGTGGATGAAGGTTTGCGTACGTTGATGGATTTCCGTTACCAGCGTCACTTCAAAGCCCCACGTGGTGAGAAGGGACGTAATAAAAGTCAGCATGGTGCAAACGCGGAGAACATGATTGTGCGCATTCCACCAGGAACTATCATTTTGGATGAAGACAGTGGAGAAGTACTGGCGGATATGACACGTCACGGTCAACAGGTTGTCATTGCACGTGGTGGACGGGGCGGACGGGGTAACATCCGATTTGCTACACCGAACAATCCTGCACCTGAACTTGCTGAGAACGGTGAAGAAGGACAAGAGCGTTACATCGTACTCGAACTGAAAGTTATGGCAGATGTTGGTCTGGTTGGTTTCCCGAGTGTCGGGAAATCCACATTGCTTTCTGTCGTTTCGTCAGCCAAGCCAAAGATCGGTGCATACCATTTCACAACCATTACACCGAATCTGGGTGTAGTCGGTGTAGGAGAAGGCCGAAGCTTCGTCATGGCCGATTTGCCTGGACTGATTGAAGGTGCGCATGAAGGGGTTGGACTGGGACATGAGTTCTTACGTCATGTCGAGCGTACTCGTATTATTGTTCATGTCGTAGATATGTCGGGTTCGGAAGGACGCGATCCTTTTGAAGACTGGCAGAAAATCAATGACGAATTGAAGTTGTACAATCCGCTTCTCGCCGAGAGAACGCAAATTGTAGCAGCTAACAAGATGGATATGCCAGACTCTGAAGCGAACCTGGAGCAATTTTTACAGCAAGTTCGTGAAGTTCAACCTGATATTGAAGTGATGCCAATTTCATCCTTGACCCGGAAAGGGATTCAAGAACTTCTGTATCGTGCAGCTGATCTGCTGGATCAGGTTCCAGACGAGCGAGTGGTTGAAGAGGTAGCAGATGTATCTGAACGTAAAGTATACAGTCTGGACAAAAAAGAAGACGATGGTTTCAAAATTGTGCGTGAGAACGAAATGTTCGTTGTCGAAAGTGCCAAGATTGACCGCATGATGAAACGGATGCAATTGAACTCACATGAAGCCATACTGAAACTCGCACGTACACTGCGTTATATGGGTGTCGACGCTGAGTTGCGTAAGCGCGGAGCTGTAGAAGGTACCATCGTGCGTATTGGAGACTTTGAATTCGAATTCGTGGAAGGCAGCAGTTACTACTAA
- a CDS encoding Spo0B domain-containing protein has translation MLYLVTVGVDQPSFVERGEAMKSWKRVPWIAACSLLIPLVFVMLYPAIISSAVCALWSVAVLLISVNAMKKQAEAERRAIIQSMEKTAIASLNHHRHDWMNDLQVLYGYLRLGKLDKSLQCVERIKERVTEESRISRLGIPSLVFYLQSFRASGIALDLHVEIEDELQLSALVSPEDGESLTGAIADAIRAYQYGGGRSSWGEVRKLTLNFGQDHGDVVVRLDGDQTPDPETLRQLTAVLKGKKVRTEQFPSEDTFIQFRMPCGI, from the coding sequence ATGTTATACTTGGTTACGGTGGGTGTAGACCAACCGAGTTTTGTAGAACGGGGAGAAGCCATGAAATCTTGGAAAAGAGTGCCGTGGATTGCGGCATGTTCACTTCTGATTCCTTTGGTTTTCGTTATGTTGTATCCGGCGATAATCTCAAGCGCCGTGTGCGCATTGTGGTCCGTCGCAGTATTGCTCATTTCTGTGAATGCGATGAAGAAACAGGCGGAGGCGGAACGCAGAGCCATCATACAATCCATGGAAAAAACAGCAATTGCTTCATTAAATCATCATCGACACGACTGGATGAACGACCTTCAGGTGTTATATGGATATCTTCGGCTGGGCAAACTTGATAAATCCTTGCAATGTGTGGAAAGAATAAAAGAGCGGGTTACAGAAGAAAGCCGAATCTCCAGATTAGGTATTCCTTCCCTCGTATTTTATCTTCAGTCTTTTCGCGCCAGTGGAATTGCGCTGGACTTGCATGTGGAAATAGAAGATGAGTTGCAGCTTAGTGCTCTGGTCTCTCCCGAGGATGGCGAGTCACTTACCGGGGCGATTGCGGATGCAATCAGGGCCTATCAATATGGCGGCGGCCGGTCTTCTTGGGGAGAGGTTCGCAAACTGACCTTGAACTTCGGACAGGATCATGGAGATGTGGTTGTCCGACTGGACGGGGATCAAACACCCGATCCGGAAACACTACGGCAGCTTACTGCCGTACTCAAAGGAAAAAAAGTCAGAACGGAGCAGTTTCCGTCTGAGGATACGTTTATACAATTCAGAATGCCGTGTGGAATATAG
- the rpmA gene encoding 50S ribosomal protein L27, with protein MLKLNLQLFASKKGVGSTKNGRDSNAQRLGVKRADGQTVTGGSILVRQRGTKIHPGTNVGIGKDDTLFAKIDGVVKFERWGRDRKKVSIYPVNVAPVAAAVEA; from the coding sequence ATGTTGAAATTAAATCTTCAGTTATTCGCATCGAAAAAAGGTGTAGGTTCCACGAAGAACGGACGTGACAGTAATGCTCAACGTCTGGGTGTTAAACGTGCTGATGGTCAAACTGTAACTGGTGGTAGCATTCTCGTTCGCCAACGCGGAACGAAAATTCACCCGGGAACTAACGTTGGCATCGGTAAAGATGACACTTTGTTCGCGAAAATCGACGGCGTTGTAAAATTCGAACGTTGGGGACGCGATCGCAAAAAAGTAAGCATCTACCCTGTTAATGTTGCTCCTGTAGCAGCAGCAGTAGAAGCGTAA
- a CDS encoding ribosomal-processing cysteine protease Prp, whose amino-acid sequence MIIVQIFRDEDGNIERFSIEGHANFAKRGEDIVCAGVSAVTVGTVNSIETLTGVEMDAKMKNGFLSGSLPLLERGETWSQVQLLLESMVVMLSNIAESYGKYIKIQQFK is encoded by the coding sequence GTGATTATCGTTCAAATCTTTCGTGATGAGGACGGGAACATCGAACGTTTTTCCATTGAAGGGCATGCTAATTTTGCCAAGCGGGGAGAAGACATCGTATGTGCCGGGGTATCCGCTGTTACAGTGGGTACGGTGAACTCGATTGAAACATTGACCGGTGTCGAAATGGATGCCAAGATGAAGAATGGCTTTTTAAGCGGTTCTTTACCTTTGTTAGAGAGAGGGGAAACCTGGTCCCAGGTACAATTGTTACTCGAATCCATGGTAGTTATGCTCTCTAATATTGCAGAGTCATACGGGAAGTATATTAAAATACAGCAATTCAAATAA
- the rplU gene encoding 50S ribosomal protein L21, producing MYAIIETGGKQYKVQEGDVLFIEKLTANDGESVTFDRVLAVSNDQGLTAGTPLISGATVTAKVEKHGKGQKVIVYKYKPKKNYHVKQGHRQPYTKVTIETIKA from the coding sequence ATGTACGCAATTATTGAAACAGGCGGCAAACAGTACAAAGTCCAAGAGGGCGATGTTCTGTTCATCGAGAAATTGACTGCGAACGATGGCGAAAGCGTAACGTTCGACCGTGTCCTGGCTGTATCTAACGATCAAGGTTTGACAGCAGGTACACCATTGATTTCCGGAGCTACTGTAACGGCTAAAGTGGAGAAACATGGCAAAGGACAAAAGGTTATCGTATACAAATACAAACCTAAAAAGAACTACCATGTGAAGCAAGGTCACCGTCAACCGTACACTAAAGTAACTATCGAAACAATCAAAGCGTAA